The Hymenobacter baengnokdamensis genome includes a region encoding these proteins:
- a CDS encoding GMC family oxidoreductase: MFTLTPARAATLRAVADTFIPAGPGADGPPPGSALVDLAKLTAAIGAQPLGAQAEFGQLLDLLDQPVAGLTWWGPLRPFRTLSLTQREQLLQSWAASRLPLLRKGFHALRKLCTFLYYGGSPADGSLNPAWAALGYPGPALPPDSGPPVLPERPLKPLGPTVDTTYDCDVLVIGSGAGGGVVAGELAQAGHEVLVLEAGPYYHGRDFTQREVDMLGSLYDSRGALTTRDGSVGILAGACLGGGTTVNWAGAFRTPDYVLEEWATEHTAPQFVSFEFAQSLDAVAQALSVNTDYPRHNAQNQALLDGSARLGQTTRLIPRNEKGVDDSEAHFKALGYSTLGDAYGLKQGTLNTYLRTAAEHGARLLPDTRVERVTIVAGRATGAEAIHTAADGRPVRITVRARRVVVAGGAIQTPALLLRSGLRHPHLGQHLHLHPTVAVAAHYAQAMHSWHGPSMSVVNDTFTRLHGTNFGVKLETPPTHPGLLAMVLPWQSGAQHRQMMSAADHLGSFIVLTRDRDGGRVRIDKQGKPLIDYQLSAFDRSNMLTGVQAAAEIHVAAGAHTIYLPHGTLPTLHATAGLLHNPELLAQLPRLSWQPNRFGLYSAHQMSTCRLGGQAATHPLRPTGETVEVQGLYVADGSAFPACSGVNPMLTIMALAHYTAQGLK; this comes from the coding sequence ATGTTTACGCTCACGCCTGCCCGCGCCGCCACGCTGCGCGCCGTAGCCGACACCTTTATTCCGGCCGGCCCTGGGGCCGACGGCCCGCCGCCCGGCTCGGCGCTGGTAGACCTCGCCAAGCTGACGGCCGCCATCGGGGCGCAGCCCCTGGGCGCGCAGGCTGAGTTTGGACAACTGCTTGATTTACTGGACCAGCCCGTGGCAGGCCTTACGTGGTGGGGACCGCTGCGGCCCTTCCGGACGCTGAGCCTGACGCAGCGCGAGCAGTTGCTGCAAAGCTGGGCCGCCTCACGCCTGCCGCTGCTGCGCAAAGGATTTCACGCGTTGCGCAAGCTCTGCACGTTTTTATACTACGGCGGTAGTCCGGCCGATGGCTCGCTCAACCCGGCCTGGGCGGCGCTGGGTTACCCCGGCCCGGCGCTGCCGCCCGACAGCGGCCCGCCCGTGCTGCCTGAGCGCCCGCTTAAGCCCCTGGGCCCTACCGTCGATACGACTTACGACTGCGATGTGCTGGTGATTGGGTCCGGGGCCGGGGGAGGCGTGGTGGCCGGCGAGTTGGCCCAGGCCGGCCACGAGGTACTGGTACTGGAAGCCGGCCCCTACTACCACGGGCGCGACTTTACGCAGCGCGAAGTGGATATGCTGGGCAGCCTCTACGACAGCCGGGGCGCCCTCACCACCCGCGATGGCAGCGTGGGTATTCTGGCCGGGGCCTGCCTGGGTGGCGGCACCACCGTAAACTGGGCCGGCGCGTTTCGCACCCCCGACTACGTGCTCGAAGAATGGGCCACTGAGCACACGGCCCCGCAGTTCGTCAGCTTTGAGTTTGCCCAAAGTCTTGATGCCGTGGCCCAGGCGCTGAGCGTGAATACCGACTACCCGCGCCACAATGCCCAGAATCAGGCGCTTCTCGATGGCTCGGCCCGGCTGGGGCAGACTACCAGACTTATTCCGCGCAATGAAAAGGGCGTCGATGACTCGGAGGCGCACTTCAAGGCCCTGGGCTACTCCACCCTGGGCGATGCCTACGGCCTCAAGCAAGGCACGCTGAACACCTACCTGCGCACGGCCGCCGAGCACGGCGCCCGCCTGCTGCCCGATACGCGGGTAGAGCGGGTAACCATCGTGGCAGGCCGGGCTACCGGCGCCGAAGCCATTCATACTGCGGCCGATGGCCGGCCAGTGCGCATTACGGTGCGGGCCCGGCGGGTAGTGGTGGCGGGCGGGGCCATTCAGACGCCCGCGCTGCTGCTGCGCTCGGGGCTGCGGCACCCCCACCTGGGGCAGCACTTGCACCTGCACCCTACGGTGGCGGTAGCCGCGCACTACGCGCAGGCCATGCACTCGTGGCACGGCCCGAGCATGAGCGTGGTCAACGATACCTTTACGCGGCTGCACGGCACCAACTTCGGCGTTAAGCTCGAAACGCCGCCCACGCATCCGGGCCTGCTGGCAATGGTGCTGCCCTGGCAGAGCGGCGCGCAGCACCGCCAGATGATGAGCGCTGCCGACCACCTGGGCTCCTTCATCGTGCTCACCCGCGACCGCGACGGCGGGCGGGTGCGCATCGACAAGCAGGGCAAGCCACTCATTGATTATCAACTATCGGCCTTCGACCGCAGCAATATGCTGACCGGGGTGCAAGCCGCTGCCGAAATCCACGTGGCCGCCGGGGCACACACTATTTATCTGCCCCACGGCACCCTGCCTACGCTGCACGCCACCGCGGGCCTGCTCCACAACCCGGAGCTGCTGGCCCAGCTGCCCAGGCTGAGCTGGCAGCCCAATAGGTTCGGACTATATAGCGCCCACCAGATGAGCACCTGCCGCCTCGGCGGGCAGGCAGCCACGCACCCGCTGCGGCCCACCGGCGAAACGGTTGAGGTGCAAGGCTTGTACGTGGCCGATGGCTCGGCCTTTCCGGCGTGCAGCGGGGTTAACCCAATGCTCACCATTATGGCGCTAGCGCACTACACCGCGCAGGGTCTGAAATAA
- a CDS encoding transposase, whose protein sequence is MGLTGAELSDTAWKKFAPHLPAKAGDVGCTAHDNRLFLNAVLWVMRHGGTWPVLPERFGKHDSVRKRALRWAQKGAWQRLFAAVRGTELEAVLLDSTIVRAHQRAAGQVKKSAPATRRSAAVAAG, encoded by the coding sequence ATGGGATTAACTGGAGCCGAATTAAGTGACACCGCGTGGAAGAAGTTTGCCCCTCATTTGCCGGCCAAAGCCGGCGACGTGGGCTGCACGGCGCACGATAACCGACTGTTTCTGAACGCGGTGCTCTGGGTCATGCGCCATGGCGGCACCTGGCCAGTGCTGCCCGAGCGCTTCGGCAAGCACGACTCGGTGCGTAAACGTGCGTTGCGTTGGGCGCAGAAAGGTGCCTGGCAGCGCTTGTTTGCGGCCGTGCGCGGTACAGAACTCGAAGCCGTGCTGCTGGACTCGACCATCGTACGCGCGCACCAACGCGCGGCTGGTCAGGTAAAAAAAAGCGCACCGGCGACGAGGCGCTCGGCCGCAGTCGCGGCGGGCTGA
- a CDS encoding SDR family oxidoreductase, producing the protein MSFAKQVVWITGASSGIGEAIAMDLAGQGARLVLSARKEAELRRVQAACAPAEVLVLPLDLSEPAVFEAAVATVWAHYGRLDVLVHAGGISQRALALETTLAVDRRLMEVNYFGTVGLTKAALPRLLTQNSGQVVVISSLVGKFGTPYRSAYAASKHALHGFFDSLRAELAGTGITITIICPGFIHTSVSVNALAGNGEPLGTMDAATAGGMAPAEFARRAVRAIRQGVSEINIGGRETYGVVIKRWLPSAFEKLLPRARVR; encoded by the coding sequence ATGAGTTTTGCTAAGCAGGTAGTTTGGATAACGGGCGCTTCATCGGGTATCGGTGAGGCCATAGCCATGGACCTGGCGGGGCAGGGTGCCCGGCTGGTGCTTTCGGCCCGCAAGGAGGCGGAGCTACGCCGCGTGCAGGCCGCCTGTGCCCCGGCCGAAGTGCTGGTGCTACCCCTCGACCTTAGTGAGCCCGCGGTTTTTGAAGCTGCGGTGGCAACGGTGTGGGCTCATTACGGCCGGCTCGATGTGCTGGTGCACGCGGGGGGCATTAGCCAGCGGGCGCTGGCCCTGGAAACTACCCTGGCCGTAGACCGCCGCCTGATGGAAGTTAACTATTTTGGCACCGTGGGCCTTACCAAAGCGGCCTTGCCCCGGCTACTGACACAAAATTCTGGGCAAGTGGTGGTTATCAGTAGCCTGGTGGGCAAATTTGGTACGCCTTACCGGAGTGCCTACGCGGCTTCCAAGCACGCGCTGCATGGCTTTTTCGACTCACTGCGCGCCGAACTGGCCGGCACGGGCATCACGATTACCATTATCTGCCCCGGCTTTATCCATACCAGCGTGTCGGTAAATGCGCTGGCCGGCAACGGCGAGCCCCTGGGTACCATGGACGCGGCTACGGCCGGCGGCATGGCCCCGGCTGAGTTTGCCCGTCGCGCCGTGCGAGCCATCAGGCAAGGTGTAAGCGAAATCAATATCGGCGGCCGCGAAACCTACGGAGTGGTGATAAAGCGCTGGCTGCCAAGCGCTTTTGAGAAGCTGCTGCCCAGGGCGCGGGTGCGGTAG
- the lpdA gene encoding dihydrolipoyl dehydrogenase, protein MNQYDVTVIGSGPGGYVAAIRCAQLGLKTALIEKYPTLGGTCLNVGCIPSKALLDSSEHYHNAHSVFAEHGIGLENLTVDMNRMIDRKASVVKANVDGIAYLMKKNKIDVLQGVGSFVDKNHLSIVPTQGGEAQQIETKNVIIATGSKPTVLPFIQQDKQRIITSTEALNIREVPRHMIVIGGGVIGLEMASVYARLGAKVSVVEFMDSLIPTMDRGLGKELKRVLGKIGIEFFLSHKVTGATRDGDSVTVTALNPKGEEVKFEGDYCLVAVGRVPYTAGLNLEAAGVQMEERGRIKVDEHLQTNVPGIYAIGDVVRGAMLAHKAEEEGVFVAETIVGQKPHINYLLIPGVVYTWPEVAGVGYTEEQLKEQGKAYKVGSFPFKASGRARASGDTDGFVKVLADKTTDEILGVHMIGPRIADLIAEAVTAMEFRASAEDVARMSHSHPTYAEAMKEACLAATENRAIHM, encoded by the coding sequence ATGAATCAGTACGACGTTACCGTCATCGGCTCGGGGCCGGGCGGGTATGTGGCCGCCATTCGCTGCGCCCAGCTGGGCCTGAAAACCGCCCTCATTGAAAAGTACCCCACGCTGGGCGGCACCTGCCTCAACGTGGGCTGCATCCCGAGCAAGGCACTGCTCGACTCCAGCGAGCACTACCACAACGCCCACTCGGTGTTTGCCGAGCACGGCATCGGGCTGGAAAACCTGACGGTGGACATGAACCGCATGATTGACCGCAAGGCCAGCGTGGTGAAAGCCAACGTCGATGGCATTGCCTACCTGATGAAGAAGAACAAAATCGACGTGTTACAGGGCGTCGGCTCGTTTGTCGATAAAAATCACCTTAGCATCGTGCCCACCCAGGGCGGGGAGGCGCAGCAGATAGAGACCAAGAACGTTATCATCGCCACCGGCTCCAAGCCCACGGTGCTGCCGTTCATCCAGCAAGACAAGCAGCGCATCATCACCAGCACTGAGGCGCTGAACATTCGCGAAGTGCCCCGGCATATGATAGTGATTGGCGGCGGCGTAATCGGCCTGGAAATGGCTTCCGTCTACGCCCGCCTCGGCGCGAAAGTCTCGGTAGTCGAGTTCATGGATTCGCTCATCCCGACCATGGACCGCGGCCTGGGCAAGGAGCTGAAGCGCGTGCTGGGCAAAATCGGCATCGAGTTTTTCCTGAGCCACAAGGTAACCGGCGCCACCCGCGACGGCGACAGCGTGACCGTGACGGCCCTCAATCCGAAAGGGGAGGAGGTAAAGTTTGAGGGCGACTATTGCCTGGTGGCCGTGGGCCGCGTGCCCTACACTGCCGGCCTCAACCTCGAAGCTGCCGGCGTGCAGATGGAAGAGCGCGGCCGCATCAAGGTCGATGAGCATTTACAGACCAATGTGCCCGGAATATATGCTATTGGCGATGTAGTGCGCGGGGCTATGCTGGCTCACAAGGCCGAGGAAGAAGGCGTATTCGTGGCCGAAACCATCGTGGGCCAGAAGCCGCACATCAACTACCTTCTCATCCCCGGCGTGGTATACACCTGGCCCGAGGTGGCCGGCGTAGGCTACACCGAAGAGCAGCTTAAGGAGCAGGGTAAGGCCTACAAAGTGGGCTCTTTCCCCTTCAAAGCCAGCGGCCGGGCCCGCGCCAGCGGCGACACCGACGGCTTCGTGAAGGTGCTGGCCGACAAAACCACCGACGAAATCCTGGGCGTCCACATGATTGGCCCGCGCATCGCCGACCTCATCGCCGAAGCCGTGACCGCCATGGAGTTCCGCGCCTCCGCCGAGGACGTGGCCCGCATGAGCCACTCGCACCCCACCTACGCCGAGGCCATGAAAGAAGCGTGCCTGGCCGCTACGGAAAACCGGGCGATTCACATGTAA
- a CDS encoding type 1 glutamine amidotransferase domain-containing protein, which produces MSIFSSNKLKGKRIAIVATDGFEQVELTEPQKYLKGEGAEVDVISLKAGSIKGWDETDWGDKVDVDKVIGDVHVSQYDALVLPGGQINPDKLRLEPKVVSFVRDFVQSGKVVAAICHGPWTLIEADQVRGKHMTSWPSLKTDLRNAGAQWQDSEVVVDGNLITSRKPEDLDAFNKKIEEKLLAGSAS; this is translated from the coding sequence ATGTCTATTTTCAGCAGTAATAAATTGAAAGGCAAGCGCATTGCCATTGTGGCCACCGATGGCTTTGAGCAGGTGGAGCTTACCGAACCCCAGAAATACCTGAAGGGCGAAGGGGCCGAGGTGGATGTTATCTCTCTCAAAGCCGGCTCTATAAAGGGCTGGGATGAAACCGATTGGGGCGACAAGGTGGACGTGGATAAGGTAATCGGCGACGTGCACGTAAGCCAATATGACGCTCTGGTACTGCCCGGCGGCCAGATTAACCCCGACAAGCTGCGCCTGGAGCCGAAGGTGGTAAGCTTTGTGCGCGACTTTGTGCAGTCGGGCAAGGTGGTGGCGGCCATCTGCCACGGCCCCTGGACGCTCATCGAGGCCGACCAGGTGCGCGGCAAGCATATGACCAGCTGGCCCAGCCTCAAAACCGACCTGCGCAACGCCGGCGCGCAGTGGCAGGATTCGGAAGTTGTGGTTGATGGCAACCTCATCACCAGCCGCAAACCCGAAGACCTCGACGCCTTTAACAAAAAGATTGAGGAAAAGCTGCTGGCGGGCAGCGCGTCGTAA
- a CDS encoding SDR family oxidoreductase: MSDKPSLFPPQHQDAGAGHPGLEYKMTPEPEHIRAGYKGADKLLGKAALITGGDSGIGRAVAVHFAREGADVAIVYTPGEQQDAEKTQQLVQAEGRRCLLLPGNLKQPAFCDEVVTRTVTEYGKLDILVNNAAEQNWHDSLEEITDDELDSIFNLNIIAMFRTTRAALKHLKEGAAIINTTSVNAYKGNEQLLDYTSTKGAIEGFTRALSLQLIKKGIRVNSVAPGPIWTPFVTGAGLLKLPMFGHDVPMGRAGQPSEVAPAYVFLASEDASYFSGQTLHPNGGSVVNG; the protein is encoded by the coding sequence ATGTCTGACAAGCCCTCACTATTTCCGCCCCAGCACCAGGATGCCGGGGCTGGTCATCCCGGCCTCGAATACAAGATGACGCCCGAGCCCGAGCATATTCGGGCTGGTTATAAGGGCGCCGACAAGCTACTGGGCAAAGCGGCGCTCATCACGGGGGGCGACTCGGGTATCGGGCGGGCCGTGGCGGTGCATTTTGCTCGCGAAGGAGCCGACGTGGCTATCGTGTACACGCCTGGCGAGCAGCAGGATGCTGAAAAAACCCAGCAGCTGGTGCAGGCCGAAGGCCGCCGCTGCCTGCTGCTGCCCGGCAATCTCAAGCAGCCCGCTTTTTGCGACGAAGTAGTGACGCGGACCGTAACCGAATATGGCAAATTGGATATATTGGTCAATAATGCCGCCGAGCAAAACTGGCACGACTCGCTCGAAGAAATTACGGATGATGAGCTGGACAGCATTTTCAACCTCAACATCATTGCCATGTTCCGCACTACGCGGGCCGCGCTCAAGCATCTGAAGGAGGGCGCGGCCATCATCAATACTACTTCGGTGAATGCCTACAAAGGCAACGAGCAGCTTCTGGACTATACCTCCACCAAGGGCGCTATCGAAGGCTTCACGCGGGCCTTGTCGCTGCAGCTCATCAAGAAGGGCATACGGGTAAACTCGGTCGCGCCGGGGCCTATCTGGACGCCGTTCGTAACGGGTGCGGGGCTGCTCAAGCTGCCGATGTTTGGCCACGACGTGCCGATGGGGCGCGCCGGCCAGCCTTCCGAAGTAGCCCCCGCCTATGTATTTCTGGCGTCGGAAGATGCCTCTTACTTTTCGGGCCAGACGCTGCACCCCAACGGTGGCTCAGTGGTAAACGGGTAA
- a CDS encoding pseudouridine synthase, whose protein sequence is MSELLLPCAAELPHRHFLLHKPYGYLSQFTSEFAKEVKKKHFLGELGDFPPGTMAIGRLDEDSEGLLLLTTDGRVSEQVRSRHIEKEYYAQVDGQLTPEALEQLRNGVDISLHGQPYRTLPGQARLLAASPDLPPRARRIRDDRHGPTSWVSIVLTEGKYRQVRKMTAAVGFPTLRLVRVRVGETLLGDLAPGASREVAGFFKN, encoded by the coding sequence GTGTCCGAACTACTGCTGCCTTGCGCTGCCGAGCTGCCCCACCGCCACTTTTTACTGCACAAGCCCTACGGCTACCTCAGCCAGTTTACCAGCGAGTTTGCCAAGGAAGTAAAAAAGAAGCACTTTTTGGGCGAGCTGGGCGACTTTCCGCCCGGCACCATGGCCATCGGCCGGCTCGACGAAGACAGCGAGGGGCTGCTGCTGCTCACCACCGACGGCCGCGTGAGCGAGCAGGTGCGCAGCCGCCACATCGAGAAAGAATACTACGCTCAAGTTGATGGCCAGCTCACGCCCGAAGCCCTGGAGCAACTGCGCAACGGCGTCGATATCAGCCTTCACGGGCAGCCTTACCGCACGCTGCCGGGGCAGGCGCGCCTGCTGGCAGCCAGCCCCGACCTGCCGCCGCGTGCCCGGCGCATCCGCGACGACCGCCACGGCCCCACCAGCTGGGTGAGTATTGTTCTTACCGAAGGCAAGTACCGGCAGGTACGCAAAATGACCGCCGCCGTAGGCTTCCCAACGCTGCGGCTGGTGCGCGTGCGGGTAGGCGAAACCCTGCTCGGCGACCTTGCGCCGGGCGCCAGCCGGGAGGTTGCGGGTTTTTTCAAAAATTAA
- a CDS encoding porin family protein, with amino-acid sequence MKYLLLLLVSLGATGAAHAQVRGLPSAGDYSEGQGTTSRNTGFGIKGGLSYSDLKGSGADIFTNLNQLKTFHAGVYGQYGFTHFASVQVELLYSRKGFQADSNGLKSQQTTQLNYIELPILFVGNITETLSIHLGPQVSMLSSARTGSQDLDIGQSGYNRFDFGGIVGAEARLGPARVGVRYDLSFANLYKSGSAVTYNGHPISTLITDNNIRNSVLQVYLGIGIAH; translated from the coding sequence ATGAAATACCTGCTTTTGCTACTCGTTTCGCTGGGGGCCACCGGGGCCGCTCATGCCCAGGTGCGCGGCTTGCCCTCAGCCGGCGATTATTCGGAAGGCCAGGGCACTACCTCGCGCAATACCGGCTTTGGCATTAAGGGCGGCCTGAGCTACAGCGACTTAAAAGGCAGCGGGGCCGATATTTTCACCAATCTTAACCAGCTTAAGACGTTTCACGCCGGGGTGTATGGGCAGTATGGCTTCACGCACTTTGCCTCGGTTCAGGTCGAGCTGCTGTACTCGCGCAAGGGTTTCCAGGCCGATTCCAACGGCTTGAAAAGCCAGCAGACAACGCAGCTTAATTATATAGAATTACCTATATTATTTGTAGGCAATATTACCGAAACCCTGAGTATTCACCTGGGACCGCAGGTGTCGATGCTTTCCAGCGCCCGCACCGGCAGCCAGGACCTCGATATCGGCCAGAGCGGCTACAACCGCTTCGACTTTGGCGGCATTGTGGGGGCCGAGGCCCGGCTGGGGCCGGCGCGCGTAGGGGTGCGCTACGACCTGAGCTTTGCCAACCTCTACAAGAGCGGCTCGGCCGTAACGTACAACGGCCACCCCATCAGCACCCTGATTACCGACAACAACATTCGCAATTCGGTGCTGCAAGTGTATCTGGGCATCGGTATCGCCCACTAG
- a CDS encoding transposase, translated as MPKPRYVLADKGYDTNAVVAQVEQLGAEVVIPSQKSRLCCRLIDRVRYRQRNRVERFFGRLKNFPRLATRYEKTAVSFLGFVHFFAALCWCGLLSVRPSPC; from the coding sequence GTGCCTAAGCCGCGCTACGTGCTGGCTGACAAAGGCTACGACACGAATGCGGTGGTCGCGCAGGTCGAACAACTGGGGGCCGAGGTCGTGATTCCCAGCCAGAAAAGCCGCTTGTGCTGCCGCCTCATCGACCGGGTGCGCTACCGGCAGCGCAATCGGGTAGAACGTTTTTTCGGCCGCCTCAAGAACTTCCCACGCTTGGCCACCCGGTATGAAAAGACTGCCGTTAGCTTCCTCGGCTTCGTGCATTTCTTTGCCGCCCTTTGCTGGTGTGGACTATTGTCCGTACGCCCTAGTCCATGTTAA
- a CDS encoding aldehyde dehydrogenase family protein: MMSAGTLTTNAFASEQAESAPNRFAAEFAALRAQAPALRAADVSARRQRLGRLADWLLTHRQDIQNSLYSDFKKPPEEADLTEIWPSLTEARHTSQQLKKWLAPQAVGTPMALLGTRGWVQVEPKGVVLIIAPWNYPFYLAIDPLVSAIAAGNAVVIKPAEQTPATSALLRRLCEELFPPNEVLVLEGGKEVATELLRLPWNHIFFTGSPQIGKIVMRAAAEHLSGVTLELGGKSPAIVDETANLRDAAEKIVWGKFLNAGQTCVAPDYLLVQENVQAKLLYEMQQVIRRYYGPDNEAVKASKSFARIVNAHHFARLAALLEDAETRGATVAQGGSVDERECYIEPTILTDVPAGAAILEEEIFGPLLPMLTFRSLAEAAAYVNARLPPLAQYVFTTSGPNRRYLLDSIAAGGAAVNETIIQLAHPDLPFGGVGNSGLGKAHGHAGFLAFSNEKAVLRQRVGFTGIKQFYPPYTSRVRQLLGLLLRYL, from the coding sequence ATGATGTCTGCTGGCACCCTGACTACCAACGCGTTTGCTTCTGAGCAGGCTGAGTCGGCACCCAATCGGTTTGCCGCGGAGTTTGCCGCCTTGCGGGCGCAGGCCCCTGCTTTGCGGGCCGCCGATGTAAGCGCTCGCCGCCAGCGCCTGGGCCGGCTGGCCGACTGGCTGCTGACTCATCGTCAGGATATTCAGAATTCCTTATATTCGGACTTTAAAAAGCCGCCGGAGGAAGCCGACCTTACCGAAATCTGGCCTTCGCTGACGGAGGCCCGGCATACCAGCCAGCAGCTGAAAAAATGGCTGGCTCCGCAGGCCGTGGGCACGCCCATGGCCTTGTTGGGTACGCGGGGCTGGGTGCAGGTCGAGCCCAAGGGCGTAGTGCTCATTATTGCGCCTTGGAACTATCCGTTTTACCTGGCTATCGACCCGCTGGTGTCGGCCATCGCGGCCGGCAACGCGGTAGTAATCAAGCCTGCCGAGCAAACGCCCGCCACCTCGGCGCTGCTGCGCCGGCTGTGCGAAGAGTTGTTTCCGCCCAACGAGGTGCTGGTGCTGGAAGGCGGCAAGGAAGTAGCTACCGAGCTGCTGCGCCTGCCCTGGAATCATATTTTCTTTACCGGCTCGCCGCAGATTGGGAAGATTGTGATGCGCGCCGCCGCCGAGCATCTGAGCGGCGTAACGCTGGAGCTGGGCGGCAAAAGCCCGGCCATTGTGGATGAAACCGCCAACCTGCGTGATGCGGCCGAAAAAATAGTCTGGGGGAAGTTTCTCAATGCCGGCCAGACCTGCGTGGCCCCCGACTACCTGCTGGTGCAGGAAAATGTGCAGGCTAAGTTATTGTATGAGATGCAGCAGGTTATCAGGCGCTACTATGGCCCTGATAACGAAGCTGTGAAAGCCTCGAAGTCGTTTGCCCGCATCGTCAATGCCCATCATTTTGCCCGCCTGGCCGCGCTGCTCGAAGATGCCGAAACCCGCGGGGCCACCGTGGCCCAGGGCGGCAGCGTAGACGAACGCGAGTGCTACATCGAGCCTACTATTCTTACCGATGTGCCAGCCGGCGCGGCCATTCTGGAAGAGGAGATATTTGGGCCGCTGCTGCCCATGCTCACCTTTCGTAGCCTGGCCGAAGCGGCTGCGTATGTCAACGCCCGGCTGCCGCCACTGGCGCAGTACGTATTCACGACCAGCGGCCCCAACCGCCGCTACCTGCTTGATAGCATCGCGGCCGGGGGAGCAGCAGTAAATGAGACAATTATCCAGCTCGCCCACCCCGATTTGCCGTTTGGCGGCGTCGGCAACAGTGGCCTGGGTAAAGCGCACGGGCACGCAGGGTTTCTGGCGTTCAGCAACGAAAAAGCCGTATTGCGGCAGCGCGTGGGCTTCACGGGCATCAAGCAGTTTTACCCGCCCTATACTTCGCGGGTGCGGCAATTGTTGGGACTGCTGCTCAGGTATTTATAA
- a CDS encoding acyl-CoA thioesterase, with translation MATLLRTPETRHRIHFQDCDMLGHLNNARYLDYFLNAREDQVAEHYALNMGGLAREQQAAWVVTKHHISYLKPAQQGTVVRILTQLIHFDNSNLVVEMQMRTSDGHRLLALLWSEMTFVKLPAGTRTDHADALMELLDELDVPGIDYDPDGFDDRVKAVRQELKKARRAAGQSD, from the coding sequence ATGGCTACTTTGCTCCGCACTCCCGAAACCCGGCACCGCATTCATTTTCAGGACTGTGATATGCTGGGGCATCTCAATAATGCCCGCTACCTCGACTATTTTCTCAATGCCCGCGAAGACCAGGTGGCCGAGCACTACGCCCTGAACATGGGTGGCCTGGCCCGTGAGCAGCAGGCCGCCTGGGTAGTTACCAAGCACCATATCAGCTACCTGAAGCCAGCGCAGCAGGGCACGGTGGTGCGCATCCTGACCCAGCTTATTCATTTCGATAATTCTAATCTGGTGGTAGAGATGCAGATGCGCACCTCCGATGGCCACCGCCTGCTGGCTTTGCTGTGGTCGGAGATGACGTTTGTGAAGCTGCCCGCCGGCACCCGCACCGACCACGCCGATGCCCTCATGGAGTTGCTCGATGAGCTTGATGTGCCGGGCATCGACTACGACCCCGATGGCTTCGACGACCGGGTAAAGGCCGTGCGCCAGGAGCTGAAAAAGGCCCGCCGCGCCGCCGGCCAGTCCGACTAA
- a CDS encoding cold-shock protein, protein MARAQESFSKKENEKKRQKKQQEKAERREERQANKKDSSLEEMFAYVDENGNITSTPPDPTRKKKEINVEDILVNVPKQEDREPEDVVRTGTVTFFNNSKGYGFIKDAASQESIFVHANALNGLQLLEGNKVTFEVEPGQKGPTAVRVKMSA, encoded by the coding sequence ATGGCCAGAGCGCAAGAAAGTTTCAGTAAGAAAGAAAACGAGAAGAAGCGGCAGAAAAAGCAGCAGGAAAAGGCTGAGCGCCGCGAAGAGCGCCAGGCCAACAAGAAGGACTCGAGCCTCGAAGAGATGTTTGCCTACGTGGACGAAAACGGCAATATTACCTCGACCCCGCCCGACCCGACCCGTAAAAAGAAGGAAATCAACGTGGAGGACATTCTGGTGAATGTGCCCAAGCAGGAAGACCGCGAGCCGGAAGACGTTGTCCGCACCGGCACCGTCACGTTCTTCAACAACTCGAAGGGCTACGGCTTTATCAAGGACGCAGCGAGCCAGGAAAGCATTTTTGTGCACGCCAACGCCCTCAACGGCTTGCAGCTGCTGGAAGGCAACAAAGTAACGTTTGAGGTGGAGCCCGGCCAGAAAGGCCCGACCGCCGTGCGCGTAAAAATGAGCGCCTAA
- a CDS encoding DUF6992 family protein: MLLSVLPAAPAWLASYQHHELLLGRGLGVLGAWALLNLGLSGYQLPRTDRRTWLHHFHLMNCAWAFVNSVLAAVGILRTHPGRPPLGFTPAAALADEQLTGHVFLFNAALDVGYLLIALWLLTRAQTPAATRPARQLGYGRSVQLQGAFLLVFDLVMWALLR; this comes from the coding sequence ATGCTGCTTTCTGTTTTGCCGGCCGCGCCGGCCTGGCTGGCTTCCTACCAACACCACGAGCTGCTGCTGGGCCGCGGCCTGGGCGTGCTGGGCGCCTGGGCGCTGCTCAACCTGGGCCTGAGCGGCTACCAGCTGCCGCGCACCGACCGGCGCACGTGGCTGCATCACTTTCACCTGATGAACTGCGCCTGGGCGTTTGTCAACTCCGTGCTCGCGGCGGTGGGCATTCTGCGCACGCATCCCGGCCGGCCGCCTCTGGGCTTCACGCCCGCGGCCGCGCTGGCCGACGAGCAGCTTACCGGGCACGTGTTTCTTTTTAATGCCGCTCTCGACGTGGGCTACCTGCTTATTGCCCTGTGGCTGCTCACCCGCGCGCAGACACCCGCGGCCACCCGCCCCGCGCGCCAGCTGGGCTACGGACGCTCGGTGCAGCTGCAAGGGGCGTTTCTGCTGGTGTTCGACCTGGTGATGTGGGCGTTACTGCGTTAG